Proteins encoded by one window of Streptomyces sp. NBC_01477:
- a CDS encoding hemerythrin domain-containing protein: protein MTASASDAERAAADLLPDGDVVALLLEQHARIRELFTQVARATGPSRQRAFDDLRSLLAVHEAAEELIVRPVAEKTAGTEEAEARNAEEKEAGEVLKKLEGMDVSSPGFETVLAEFEKAVSEHAGHEEREEFPAIVAQCSVDQRRTMGARLRRAEHLAPTHPHPTAAGSPARLVLTGPFAAMMDEARDAIGR from the coding sequence ATGACCGCATCCGCATCCGACGCCGAACGAGCCGCCGCGGACCTGCTGCCCGACGGCGATGTCGTGGCCCTGCTGCTGGAGCAGCACGCCAGGATCCGCGAGCTGTTCACGCAGGTCGCCAGGGCCACGGGTCCCAGCAGGCAGCGCGCCTTCGACGACCTGCGCTCCCTGCTGGCCGTGCACGAGGCCGCGGAGGAGCTGATCGTCCGGCCGGTGGCGGAGAAGACCGCCGGGACGGAGGAGGCCGAGGCACGCAACGCCGAGGAGAAGGAGGCCGGCGAGGTCCTGAAGAAGCTGGAGGGCATGGATGTCTCCAGCCCCGGCTTCGAGACGGTGCTGGCCGAGTTCGAGAAGGCGGTGAGCGAGCACGCCGGGCACGAGGAGCGCGAGGAGTTCCCCGCCATCGTCGCCCAGTGCTCGGTGGACCAGCGCCGGACCATGGGCGCCCGGCTGCGGCGGGCCGAGCACCTCGCGCCCACGCACCCGCACCCGACCGCCGCGGGCTCTCCGGCCCGGCTGGTCCTGACGGGTCCGTTCGCCGCCATGATGGACGAGGCGCGCGACGCGATCGGCCGCTGA
- a CDS encoding STAS domain-containing protein: MDILAYREESHVTVEVNGVIDAMDHEAVSCALRSHVETCEESELVVRLHDSIVTTAALRTLCETYAAARARGIALRVVVPPIAVRIFHMAGVEFLLAPEAYRGR, translated from the coding sequence GTGGACATCCTGGCCTACCGGGAGGAATCGCACGTCACCGTCGAGGTGAACGGCGTCATCGACGCGATGGACCACGAGGCCGTCTCGTGTGCCCTGCGCTCGCATGTCGAGACGTGCGAGGAATCCGAGCTGGTCGTACGCCTGCACGATTCCATTGTCACCACCGCCGCGCTGCGCACCCTGTGCGAGACGTACGCGGCGGCCCGCGCCCGCGGCATCGCCCTGCGGGTCGTCGTCCCGCCGATAGCGGTCAGGATCTTCCACATGGCCGGCGTGGAATTCCTGCTCGCCCCAGAGGCGTACCGCGGACGGTGA
- a CDS encoding GAF and ANTAR domain-containing protein, with amino-acid sequence MTMTDRPESAAVDLTALLLETDTLGAFLQTLAKAALRYAPAAHGCGVTLERQGRPVTVSSSGEAATQLDEAQYGQDDGPCLQAMRTGETVSVPDTLREQRWGGYPAYAAACGARSSLSLPIAPHTHTAGALNIYAAVPHAFADADMTALRSLASQATGAIALAQRIADAEEFAADIQAALQSRTVIDQAIGIIMGQQRCTAEKAFEVLRTASQHRNVKLRDLCAELVTSITGQPAAGDAIQPRR; translated from the coding sequence ATGACCATGACAGACAGGCCAGAGTCCGCCGCGGTGGATCTGACCGCGTTGCTGCTGGAAACCGACACACTTGGAGCGTTTCTGCAGACCCTCGCCAAGGCCGCGCTGCGGTACGCACCGGCAGCGCACGGGTGCGGTGTGACGCTGGAGCGGCAGGGCCGGCCGGTGACGGTGTCCAGTTCGGGAGAGGCGGCCACCCAGCTCGACGAGGCGCAGTACGGCCAGGACGACGGCCCGTGCCTCCAGGCGATGCGCACCGGCGAGACGGTCAGCGTGCCCGACACGCTGCGGGAGCAGCGCTGGGGCGGGTACCCGGCCTACGCCGCCGCCTGCGGGGCGCGCTCCTCGCTCTCGCTGCCGATCGCCCCGCACACCCACACCGCGGGCGCGCTGAACATCTACGCCGCTGTGCCGCACGCGTTCGCCGACGCCGACATGACCGCGCTGCGGTCGCTGGCCTCCCAGGCGACGGGGGCCATCGCGCTGGCGCAGCGGATCGCCGACGCGGAGGAATTCGCGGCCGACATCCAGGCCGCCCTCCAGTCACGTACGGTCATCGACCAGGCGATCGGCATCATCATGGGCCAGCAGCGCTGCACCGCGGAGAAGGCCTTCGAGGTGCTGAGGACCGCCTCCCAGCACCGCAACGTCAAGCTCCGCGATCTGTGCGCGGAGCTGGTCACCAGCATCACCGGGCAGCCGGCGGCCGGCGACGCGATACAGCCGCGCCGCTAG
- a CDS encoding GAF and ANTAR domain-containing protein has translation MDTSDGRHIPDVTALLLTTQSLEGFLTALAEMAVGLAPESDGCGITLERQRRPVTVTSVGDTAPRLDEKQYALDNGPCLEALRTGEEVAVADMLAERRWGAYPAYAAALGTHSSQSLPIAPHTHTAGALNLYAPQPHAFADADMTALRSLASQATGAIALAQRTADAQELAADLQAALQSRTVIDQAIGVLMAQQRCGPGSAFELLRAASQHRNVKLRDVCAELVARYGDPDHDQALRPRV, from the coding sequence ATGGACACGTCGGACGGGCGCCACATCCCCGATGTCACGGCCCTGCTGCTGACCACGCAGAGTCTGGAGGGCTTCCTGACCGCGCTGGCCGAGATGGCCGTCGGCCTCGCGCCGGAGAGCGACGGCTGCGGCATCACGCTGGAGCGCCAGCGCCGCCCGGTGACGGTCACCAGTGTGGGTGACACCGCGCCGCGGCTGGACGAGAAGCAGTACGCGCTCGACAACGGTCCGTGCCTGGAGGCGCTGCGCACCGGCGAGGAGGTCGCGGTGGCCGACATGCTGGCCGAGCGGCGGTGGGGCGCCTATCCGGCCTACGCGGCGGCCCTGGGCACGCACTCGTCCCAGTCCCTGCCGATCGCCCCGCACACCCATACGGCGGGCGCGCTGAACCTCTACGCGCCCCAGCCGCACGCGTTCGCCGACGCCGACATGACCGCGCTGCGGTCGCTGGCCTCCCAGGCGACGGGGGCCATCGCGCTGGCCCAGCGGACCGCCGACGCCCAGGAGCTCGCCGCGGACCTCCAGGCCGCCCTCCAGTCACGTACGGTGATAGACCAGGCGATCGGGGTGCTCATGGCGCAGCAGCGGTGCGGCCCCGGCAGCGCGTTCGAGCTGCTGCGCGCGGCCTCCCAGCACCGCAACGTCAAGCTCCGCGATGTGTGCGCGGAACTGGTCGCCCGCTACGGCGACCCCGACCACGACCAGGCGCTGCGGCCCCGCGTGTGA
- a CDS encoding CARDB domain-containing protein, translating to MKRKQLRRLVTGVLSVGLIALGLSPLAASAGAADRPNLALGKAASAGGSTGGYPAANVTDGNQGSYWEGPTNVFPQGLQVDLGHSAAVDQVVLKLPASWEARSETLSVQGSADGTTFSTLAASQARAFAPGSANTVTINFTAASARYLKLNITGNTGWPAAQLSEFEIYGTDTTDPGGGPGDPGDGTGTDLARGKPIEASSTTQSFVAANANDGQAATYWESNGFPSTLTAKLGADADLTSVVVKLNPDGAWGTRTQKIQVLGRGQAGGSFTSLSAAATYTFSPSGNQNSVRIPVSGRAADVQLAITSNSGAPGAQVAEFQAIGIPAPNPDLTVTALSWTPTAPVETDTTTVSATVRNIGSAASAATTVNVSVGGVVAGTAPVGALAAGASTTVSVAVGKRAVGSYTVTAAVDPSDTIIEQNNANNSLTAPTQLVVAQSPGPDLQVLGITSSPSNPAVGAAVSFTVSVHNRGTTASGATTVTRLTVAGTTLNTNTPSIAAGATTTVNVTGTWTATSGGATIVATADATGVVAETNESNNIFSQAIVVGRGAAVPFTEYEAEAGTYQGTLLTTDQVRTFGHTNFATESSGRKSVRLDSTGQYVQFTSTTPTNSIVVRNSIPDAAAGGGIDATISLYVNNSFVRKLTLSSKHSWLYGNTDGPESLTNTPQTDARRLFDESNALLTQTYPAGTTFRLQRDATDTASFYIIDLVDLEQVAPPAAKPAECTSITEYGAVPDDGIDDTAAIQRAVTADQNGTITCVWIPPGQWRQEQKILTDDPLNRGQYNQVGISNVTIRGAGMWYSQLYTLTEPQDAGGINHPHEGNFGFDIDNNTQISDIAIFGSGRIRGGDGNDEGGVGLNGRFGRDTKISNVWIEHANVGVWVGRDYDNIPDLWGPADGLQFSGMRIRDTYADGINFTNGTRNSRVFNSSFRTTGDDSLAVWASRYVKDPSVDIAHDNHFVNNTIQLPWRANGIAIYGGYGNSVENNLVYDTMNYPGIMLATDHDPLPFSGQTLVANNALYRTGGAFWGEAQKFGAITLFGSSRDITGVTIKDTDIYDSTYDGIQFKNGGGSMPGVVISNVKIDKSNNGAGIRAQGGARGSATLTNVTITNSAEGSILIEPGSQFTVTGGASS from the coding sequence ATGAAACGCAAGCAGCTCAGACGCCTGGTCACCGGCGTCCTGTCGGTCGGCCTGATCGCCCTCGGCCTCTCCCCCCTCGCCGCCTCCGCCGGGGCCGCCGACCGTCCCAACCTGGCGCTGGGCAAGGCCGCCTCGGCCGGCGGGTCCACCGGGGGCTACCCCGCCGCCAACGTCACCGACGGGAACCAGGGCTCGTACTGGGAAGGCCCGACGAACGTCTTCCCGCAGGGACTCCAGGTGGACCTCGGGCACAGTGCCGCCGTCGACCAGGTGGTGCTCAAGCTGCCGGCCTCGTGGGAGGCGCGGTCCGAGACGCTCAGCGTGCAGGGCAGCGCGGACGGGACCACGTTCAGCACGCTGGCCGCCTCGCAGGCACGGGCGTTCGCGCCGGGCTCGGCCAACACCGTGACCATCAACTTCACCGCGGCCAGCGCCCGTTACCTGAAGCTGAACATCACCGGCAACACCGGCTGGCCCGCGGCCCAGCTCTCGGAGTTCGAGATCTACGGCACGGACACCACCGACCCCGGCGGCGGCCCCGGTGACCCGGGCGACGGGACCGGCACCGACCTCGCGCGCGGCAAGCCGATCGAGGCGTCCTCCACGACCCAGTCCTTCGTCGCGGCCAACGCCAACGACGGGCAGGCCGCCACCTACTGGGAGTCCAACGGCTTCCCGTCGACCCTGACCGCGAAGCTCGGCGCCGACGCCGACCTCACCTCCGTGGTGGTCAAGCTCAACCCCGACGGCGCCTGGGGCACCCGGACGCAGAAGATCCAGGTCCTCGGCCGGGGCCAGGCCGGCGGCAGCTTCACCTCGCTGTCAGCCGCGGCCACCTACACCTTCAGCCCGTCCGGCAACCAGAACTCGGTACGGATCCCGGTCAGCGGCCGGGCCGCCGACGTGCAGCTGGCGATCACCAGCAACTCCGGCGCGCCCGGCGCCCAGGTCGCCGAGTTCCAGGCCATCGGGATACCGGCGCCCAACCCGGACCTGACCGTCACCGCGCTGTCCTGGACCCCCACCGCTCCGGTGGAGACCGACACCACCACGGTGAGCGCGACGGTACGCAACATCGGCTCGGCGGCCTCCGCCGCCACCACGGTGAACGTCAGCGTGGGCGGTGTCGTCGCGGGCACCGCCCCGGTCGGCGCCCTGGCGGCGGGAGCCTCCACCACGGTCTCGGTCGCCGTCGGCAAGCGGGCGGTGGGCAGTTACACCGTCACGGCCGCGGTGGACCCGTCCGACACGATCATCGAGCAGAACAACGCCAACAACAGCCTGACCGCGCCCACCCAGCTGGTGGTCGCCCAGAGCCCCGGGCCGGACCTCCAGGTGCTCGGCATCACCTCCAGCCCGTCGAACCCGGCGGTCGGCGCGGCGGTCTCCTTCACCGTCTCGGTGCACAACCGCGGCACCACCGCCTCCGGCGCCACCACGGTGACCCGGCTGACGGTGGCCGGCACCACGCTGAACACCAACACGCCGTCGATCGCGGCCGGCGCGACGACGACCGTGAACGTCACCGGCACCTGGACCGCCACCAGCGGCGGCGCCACCATCGTGGCCACGGCCGACGCGACCGGCGTCGTCGCCGAGACCAACGAGAGCAACAACATCTTCTCGCAGGCGATCGTCGTCGGCCGCGGGGCGGCCGTGCCGTTCACCGAGTACGAGGCCGAGGCCGGCACGTACCAGGGCACACTGCTGACCACCGACCAGGTGCGCACCTTCGGCCACACCAACTTCGCCACCGAGTCCTCGGGCCGCAAGTCGGTGCGGCTGGACTCCACCGGCCAGTACGTGCAGTTCACCTCGACCACCCCGACCAACTCCATCGTGGTGCGCAACTCCATCCCCGACGCGGCGGCCGGCGGCGGCATCGACGCCACCATCAGCCTCTACGTCAACAACAGCTTCGTGCGCAAGCTCACCCTCTCCTCGAAGCACAGCTGGCTGTACGGCAACACCGACGGCCCCGAGTCGCTGACCAACACCCCGCAGACCGACGCCCGTCGGCTGTTCGACGAGTCCAACGCGCTGCTGACCCAGACCTATCCGGCGGGCACCACCTTCCGGCTGCAGCGCGACGCCACCGACACCGCGTCGTTCTACATCATCGACCTGGTCGACCTGGAGCAGGTGGCCCCGCCGGCCGCCAAGCCGGCCGAGTGCACCTCGATCACCGAGTACGGCGCGGTGCCGGACGACGGGATCGACGACACGGCCGCCATCCAGCGCGCGGTGACCGCCGACCAGAACGGCACCATCACCTGCGTGTGGATCCCGCCGGGCCAGTGGCGGCAGGAGCAGAAGATCCTGACCGACGACCCGCTGAACCGGGGCCAGTACAACCAGGTGGGCATCAGCAACGTCACGATCCGCGGCGCGGGCATGTGGTACTCCCAGCTGTACACCCTGACCGAGCCGCAGGACGCGGGCGGCATCAACCACCCGCACGAGGGCAACTTCGGCTTCGACATCGACAACAACACGCAGATCTCCGACATCGCCATCTTCGGCTCCGGCCGGATCCGCGGCGGTGACGGCAACGACGAGGGCGGCGTGGGCCTCAACGGCCGGTTCGGCCGCGACACCAAGATCAGCAACGTGTGGATCGAGCACGCCAACGTGGGCGTCTGGGTCGGCCGCGACTACGACAACATCCCCGACCTGTGGGGTCCGGCGGACGGGCTCCAGTTCAGCGGCATGCGCATCCGCGACACCTACGCCGACGGCATCAACTTCACCAACGGCACCCGTAATTCGCGGGTCTTCAACTCCTCCTTCCGCACCACGGGCGACGACTCGCTGGCGGTCTGGGCGAGCCGGTACGTGAAGGACCCCTCGGTCGACATCGCGCACGACAACCACTTCGTCAACAACACCATCCAGCTGCCGTGGCGGGCCAACGGCATCGCGATCTACGGCGGTTACGGCAACAGCGTCGAGAACAACCTGGTCTACGACACGATGAACTACCCGGGCATCATGCTGGCGACCGACCACGACCCGCTGCCCTTCTCCGGGCAGACGCTGGTCGCCAACAACGCCCTCTACCGGACGGGCGGCGCCTTCTGGGGCGAGGCCCAGAAGTTCGGCGCCATCACGCTGTTCGGGTCGAGCCGCGACATCACCGGTGTCACCATCAAGGACACCGACATCTACGACTCGACCTACGACGGCATCCAGTTCAAGAACGGCGGCGGCAGCATGCCGGGCGTCGTGATCAGCAACGTGAAGATCGACAAGTCCAACAACGGCGCCGGCATCAGGGCCCAGGGCGGTGCCCGCGGCAGCGCGACGCTGACGAACGTGACCATCACCAACTCGGCCGAGGGCAGCATCCTGATCGAACCCGGCTCACAGTTCACGGTCACGGGAGGCGCCAGCTCCTGA
- a CDS encoding purple acid phosphatase family protein — translation MDTPHTGIDARLAAKMSMAEQHEYLRSKVTRRRMVLGGIATAGTVAASGLVGGVAQAQTPDLLTRPATGHHVDGALVAPFGRHLQFGADPRTQFTISWQVPLAVRKPFVRIGLQPWSLSHKIEAEVRDLHTPQLLNSKLPPVDQFYLHARIGGLRPGTTYYYGVGHDGFDPATSAAFATIGSFTTAPARGERFTFTAFGDQGVSYHALANDSLILAQNPAFHLHAGDICYADPDGSGQQSDGADYDARTWDSFLAQTESVSARVPWMVTTGNHDMEAWYSPNGYGGQEARWTLPGNGHDPKNQPGAYSFVYGNTAVVALDANDVSYEIPANYGITGGKQTAWLDRTLAGYRGRRDIDFLVVFFHHCAYSTTNSHASDGGVQAEWVPVFEKHQVDLVINGHNHVYERTDAIHKGAVSHAVPIGGTTRPATDGTVYITAGGAGRSLYDFPAPDSYEGSEHPVDTVTTWHSAKGGAHVVDTVHWSRVRYTGYSFVSVDVEPARSGRESTLTVSAIAETGKRIDHFTVARRAK, via the coding sequence ATGGACACACCTCACACGGGTATAGACGCCAGGCTCGCGGCGAAGATGAGCATGGCAGAGCAGCACGAGTATCTGCGGTCCAAGGTGACGCGTCGGCGCATGGTGCTCGGCGGGATCGCCACCGCGGGCACGGTCGCCGCGTCCGGGCTGGTCGGCGGGGTCGCGCAGGCGCAGACCCCCGACCTGCTCACCCGGCCGGCCACCGGCCACCACGTCGACGGTGCGCTGGTCGCCCCCTTCGGGCGGCACCTGCAGTTCGGGGCCGACCCCAGGACGCAGTTCACCATCTCCTGGCAGGTGCCGCTGGCGGTGCGCAAGCCGTTCGTGCGGATCGGCCTGCAGCCCTGGTCGCTCAGCCACAAGATCGAGGCCGAGGTCCGGGACCTGCACACCCCGCAGCTGCTGAACAGCAAGCTGCCGCCGGTCGACCAGTTCTACCTGCACGCGCGGATCGGCGGCCTGCGTCCCGGCACCACCTACTACTACGGTGTCGGCCACGACGGCTTCGACCCGGCGACCTCGGCGGCCTTCGCCACGATCGGCTCCTTCACCACCGCGCCCGCACGCGGTGAGCGCTTCACCTTCACCGCCTTCGGCGACCAGGGCGTCAGCTACCACGCCCTGGCCAACGACTCCCTGATCCTGGCCCAGAACCCGGCCTTCCACCTGCACGCGGGCGACATCTGCTACGCGGACCCGGACGGTTCGGGCCAGCAGAGCGACGGGGCCGACTACGACGCGCGCACCTGGGACTCCTTCCTGGCGCAGACCGAGTCGGTGTCGGCCCGGGTGCCGTGGATGGTCACCACCGGCAACCACGACATGGAGGCCTGGTACTCGCCGAACGGCTACGGCGGCCAGGAGGCCCGCTGGACGCTGCCCGGGAACGGCCACGACCCGAAGAACCAGCCGGGCGCGTACTCCTTCGTCTACGGCAACACCGCGGTGGTCGCGCTCGACGCGAACGACGTGTCGTACGAGATTCCCGCCAACTACGGGATCACCGGCGGCAAGCAGACCGCGTGGCTCGACCGCACCCTGGCCGGCTACCGCGGCCGGCGCGACATCGACTTCCTGGTGGTCTTCTTCCACCACTGCGCCTACTCCACCACCAACTCGCACGCCTCCGACGGCGGTGTGCAGGCCGAGTGGGTGCCGGTCTTCGAGAAGCACCAGGTCGACCTGGTGATCAACGGCCACAACCACGTCTACGAGCGGACCGACGCGATCCACAAGGGCGCGGTCTCGCACGCGGTGCCGATCGGCGGGACGACGCGTCCCGCCACCGACGGCACGGTCTACATCACCGCGGGCGGCGCAGGCCGCAGCCTGTACGACTTCCCGGCCCCCGACAGCTACGAGGGCAGCGAGCACCCGGTGGACACGGTGACCACCTGGCACTCGGCCAAGGGCGGCGCCCACGTCGTGGACACCGTTCACTGGTCGCGGGTCCGCTACACCGGCTACTCGTTCGTCTCGGTGGACGTCGAACCGGCCCGCTCGGGCCGCGAGTCGACGCTGACGGTCTCGGCGATCGCCGAGACGGGCAAGCGCATCGACCACTTCACCGTCGCGCGCCGCGCCAAGTAA
- a CDS encoding LysR family transcriptional regulator encodes MNNAALPQDRKTLSGLDWRTADMGLSRLRSFVCLAEELHFGRAARLLHISQPALSQQIARLEKDLATILLLRTSRVVRLTPAGHEFLRGARSALAILDDAAYAAHFRAALASQSC; translated from the coding sequence ATGAATAATGCCGCATTACCCCAGGACCGAAAAACTCTGAGCGGGCTGGACTGGCGCACCGCCGACATGGGACTGAGCAGGCTGCGGTCCTTCGTCTGTCTGGCCGAGGAACTGCACTTCGGCCGGGCCGCAAGGCTTCTGCACATCAGCCAGCCCGCGCTCAGCCAGCAGATCGCCCGGCTGGAGAAGGACCTCGCGACGATACTGCTGCTCCGCACCAGCCGGGTGGTCCGGCTGACCCCCGCGGGGCACGAGTTCCTCAGGGGCGCCCGCTCGGCCCTGGCCATCCTCGACGACGCCGCCTACGCGGCGCACTTCAGAGCGGCGCTCGCAAGCCAATCGTGCTGA
- a CDS encoding phosphopantetheine-binding protein codes for MSTIEERVLKVLAERCEVPPDASAETALASLDLDSLTLLEVGFGLQSEFQARVDDAVVADAETVGDLVRAVESCVSEA; via the coding sequence ATGAGCACCATTGAGGAGCGCGTGCTGAAGGTGCTCGCCGAACGCTGCGAGGTGCCCCCGGACGCGTCCGCCGAGACCGCGCTCGCGTCGCTCGACCTGGACTCGCTGACGCTGCTGGAGGTCGGCTTCGGCCTCCAGAGCGAATTCCAGGCCCGGGTCGACGACGCGGTGGTGGCCGACGCGGAGACCGTGGGGGACCTGGTGCGCGCGGTGGAGTCCTGCGTGTCGGAGGCCTGA
- a CDS encoding beta-ketoacyl-ACP synthase III — protein MTVAAVICGLGGWVPPRIVTNDEVGRELGVTDDWIHGRTGIRQRHVCDAGTATSDLALRAGERALRSARTTRTDALVLATATPDHQIPGTAPAVAARLGMAGAAAFDVNAVCTGFVYALATGAALVRGGLAGSVLVIGADTFSTVVDPADEIVRPLFGDGAGAVVLRAGDPGEPGAVGPFDLGSDGGEHEMIIMPGGGSRQRAGGALPDPAGSYMTMRGREVFVNAVTRMTESSRAVLARAGRETSDVDRVVGHQANIRILRTMVRQLGLPEDRLVSNIDRVGNTSAASIPLALADGVASGRVAAGEYVLLSAFGAGLTWGSTVLEWPQIALDEGETSV, from the coding sequence ATGACTGTCGCCGCGGTGATCTGCGGACTGGGCGGCTGGGTGCCGCCGCGCATCGTGACCAACGACGAGGTGGGCCGGGAACTGGGCGTCACGGACGACTGGATCCACGGCAGGACCGGCATCCGGCAGCGGCATGTGTGCGACGCGGGCACCGCGACCTCGGACCTGGCGCTGCGGGCGGGGGAGCGGGCACTGCGCTCGGCCCGGACGACCAGGACCGACGCGCTGGTACTGGCGACCGCCACTCCCGACCACCAGATTCCCGGCACCGCCCCGGCGGTCGCGGCCCGGCTCGGCATGGCGGGCGCCGCCGCCTTCGACGTCAACGCCGTGTGCACCGGGTTCGTCTACGCCCTGGCGACCGGCGCCGCCCTGGTGCGCGGGGGTCTGGCGGGCAGCGTGCTGGTGATCGGCGCGGACACCTTCTCCACGGTCGTGGACCCGGCCGACGAGATCGTCCGGCCGCTGTTCGGCGACGGTGCGGGAGCGGTGGTCCTGCGGGCCGGCGATCCCGGCGAGCCCGGCGCGGTCGGGCCGTTCGACCTGGGCAGCGACGGCGGCGAGCACGAGATGATCATCATGCCGGGCGGCGGCTCACGCCAGCGGGCCGGCGGCGCCCTGCCGGACCCGGCCGGCTCGTACATGACGATGCGGGGCCGGGAGGTCTTCGTCAACGCCGTGACCCGGATGACCGAGTCCTCGCGGGCGGTGCTCGCCCGCGCGGGCCGGGAGACGTCGGACGTGGACCGGGTGGTCGGCCATCAGGCGAACATCCGCATCCTGCGGACCATGGTCAGGCAGCTCGGACTGCCCGAGGACCGGCTGGTGAGCAACATCGACCGGGTCGGGAACACCTCGGCCGCCTCCATTCCGCTGGCCCTCGCCGACGGGGTCGCGTCCGGCCGGGTGGCGGCGGGGGAGTACGTGCTGCTGTCCGCCTTCGGGGCCGGGCTCACCTGGGGGTCGACCGTGCTGGAGTGGCCGCAGATCGCGCTGGACGAAGGGGAGACGAGCGTATGA
- a CDS encoding long-chain-fatty-acid--CoA ligase, translating into MNTVRYFPELRTVTESIAFHAARTPDRAAIECEGRTVDYGRLHLESNRAAHALLAAGLGAGSRVGYLGKESEFYYEILFACAKSGTVLVPVNWRLTASEVDHILRDSRTEALFVEPEFLPAVSGCGELPSLREVVTVQAPGDPAAGYLAWKARFPDTDLDPGTGPDDPLAQLYTSGTTGLPKGVVLPHRSFFRIRDGLASQGLRWIDWQEGDRSLIGIPGFHVGGLWWSLQGFNAGVTNVAMRMFTSHDAIGLFRDGAVTTACVVPAMLQMILADPAVGPGDFPALRKVVYGGSPISESLLTQGIKVLGCDFAQIYGLTETGNTAVCLPPEDHVVGSPRLKAAGRPYPGVEAKVVDDDGTALAAGEIGEVLLRTPAAMLEYWELPEATARTLVDGWIHTGDAGYLDPDGYVFICDRIKDAVIVAGENVYPAEVENVLCKHPAVAEAAVIGVPHERWGESVHAYVVLRPGHEARPRELMLFLKGRIADFKIPSGYEFIDTVPRNPSGKTLRRVLRERHWADRERQVN; encoded by the coding sequence ATGAACACCGTCAGGTATTTTCCCGAGCTGCGGACGGTCACCGAGTCGATCGCGTTCCACGCCGCGCGCACTCCCGACCGCGCCGCGATCGAGTGCGAGGGGCGGACCGTCGACTACGGCCGGCTGCACCTGGAGAGCAACCGCGCCGCCCACGCCCTGCTGGCGGCCGGGCTCGGCGCCGGGTCACGGGTCGGCTACCTGGGCAAGGAGTCGGAGTTCTACTACGAGATCCTCTTCGCCTGCGCCAAGAGCGGCACCGTCCTGGTCCCGGTGAACTGGCGGCTGACCGCCTCCGAGGTGGACCACATCCTGCGCGACTCGCGGACCGAGGCGCTGTTCGTGGAGCCGGAATTCCTGCCGGCCGTCAGCGGCTGCGGAGAACTGCCCAGCCTGCGCGAGGTGGTCACGGTCCAGGCGCCCGGCGACCCGGCCGCCGGCTACCTGGCGTGGAAGGCCCGTTTCCCCGACACCGACCTCGATCCGGGCACCGGCCCCGACGACCCGCTGGCCCAGCTCTACACCAGCGGCACCACCGGGCTGCCCAAGGGCGTGGTCCTGCCGCACCGCAGCTTCTTCCGCATCCGCGACGGGCTGGCCTCGCAGGGCCTGCGCTGGATCGACTGGCAGGAGGGCGACCGCAGCCTGATCGGCATCCCCGGATTCCACGTCGGCGGGCTGTGGTGGTCGCTGCAGGGCTTCAACGCGGGGGTCACCAATGTGGCGATGCGGATGTTCACCAGCCATGACGCGATCGGGCTGTTCCGCGACGGCGCGGTCACCACGGCCTGTGTCGTGCCGGCCATGCTCCAGATGATCCTGGCCGATCCGGCCGTCGGCCCCGGGGACTTCCCCGCGCTGCGCAAGGTCGTCTACGGCGGCTCACCGATCTCGGAGAGCCTGCTCACCCAGGGCATCAAGGTGCTGGGCTGCGACTTCGCCCAGATCTACGGACTGACCGAGACCGGCAACACGGCCGTCTGCCTGCCGCCGGAGGACCATGTCGTCGGCAGCCCCCGGCTCAAGGCCGCGGGACGGCCGTATCCGGGCGTCGAGGCCAAGGTGGTGGACGACGACGGCACGGCACTGGCGGCGGGGGAGATCGGCGAGGTCCTGCTGCGCACCCCGGCGGCGATGCTCGAATACTGGGAACTGCCGGAGGCCACCGCGCGGACCCTGGTGGACGGCTGGATCCACACCGGTGACGCCGGATACCTGGACCCGGACGGCTATGTGTTCATCTGCGACCGGATCAAGGACGCCGTCATCGTCGCCGGTGAGAACGTCTACCCGGCCGAGGTGGAGAACGTGCTGTGCAAGCACCCGGCCGTCGCGGAGGCCGCGGTCATCGGGGTGCCGCACGAGCGGTGGGGCGAGTCGGTGCACGCCTACGTCGTCCTGCGCCCCGGGCACGAGGCCAGGCCGCGCGAGCTGATGCTCTTCCTCAAGGGCCGGATCGCCGACTTCAAGATCCCTTCCGGTTACGAGTTCATCGACACCGTCCCCCGCAATCCCAGCGGCAAGACACTCCGCCGTGTCCTGCGGGAGCGGCACTGGGCCGACCGCGAGCGGCAGGTCAACTGA